A genome region from Pseudanabaena sp. Chao 1811 includes the following:
- a CDS encoding sulfate ABC transporter substrate-binding protein: protein MFTHKYQQENKWKKWGRKFVSFFLVGTLISFTMAACTGIKSNANSQKDVELTLVSFAVTKQAHAAIIPKFVEKWQKEHNQKVVFNQSYGGSGSQTRAVIDGLEADIVHLALAADTAKIEKAGLIDKGWEQEFPNESIVSKSVAALVTREGNPKGIKDWADLGKDGVSLITADPKTSGVARWNFLALWNAEFKKGGSDAKAEEALVKVFRNVPILTKDAREATDAFFKQGQGDVLINYENEVVLASQKGQKVSYVIPDVNVSIDNPIAVVDKNAAKHGTKEVAEAFVQFLYTPEAQIEFAKLGFRPVEQSVAQEKQFVDLYPKVKELATVKDFGGWDEINKKFFADGAAFDKIQSKIKR, encoded by the coding sequence ATGTTCACTCACAAATATCAACAGGAGAATAAATGGAAAAAATGGGGACGTAAATTTGTCTCTTTCTTCTTAGTGGGTACGTTAATTAGCTTCACTATGGCAGCTTGCACAGGCATAAAATCTAATGCAAACAGTCAAAAGGATGTTGAACTAACCCTAGTTTCCTTTGCTGTCACTAAGCAAGCCCACGCAGCTATTATTCCCAAATTTGTGGAAAAGTGGCAAAAAGAACATAATCAAAAGGTTGTATTTAATCAAAGCTATGGTGGTTCAGGTTCACAAACCCGTGCCGTCATCGACGGTCTAGAAGCTGATATCGTTCATCTTGCCCTTGCCGCAGACACCGCAAAAATTGAAAAAGCAGGACTAATCGATAAAGGTTGGGAACAAGAATTTCCCAATGAGTCAATTGTTTCTAAATCTGTTGCAGCACTAGTAACCCGTGAAGGCAATCCCAAAGGTATTAAGGATTGGGCAGACTTAGGAAAAGATGGTGTTAGCCTGATTACTGCTGATCCTAAAACTTCTGGAGTGGCTCGTTGGAATTTTCTTGCTCTATGGAATGCTGAATTCAAGAAAGGTGGTAGTGATGCAAAAGCTGAAGAAGCACTAGTTAAAGTATTTAGGAATGTACCAATTTTGACTAAAGATGCTAGAGAAGCAACCGATGCCTTCTTTAAGCAAGGTCAAGGGGATGTATTAATTAACTATGAAAATGAGGTTGTTCTTGCTTCCCAAAAAGGACAGAAGGTCAGCTATGTTATTCCTGATGTGAATGTTTCAATTGATAATCCCATTGCGGTGGTGGACAAGAATGCTGCAAAGCATGGGACAAAAGAAGTCGCTGAAGCATTTGTCCAATTTTTATATACACCAGAAGCACAAATTGAGTTTGCTAAACTTGGGTTCCGTCCCGTTGAGCAGTCTGTAGCTCAAGAGAAGCAATTTGTCGATCTTTATCCCAAAGTTAAAGAACTCGCAACCGTGAAAGACTTTGGCGGCTGGGATGAAATCAATAAAAAGTTTTTTGCAGATGGTGCAGCCTTTGAC